AGGTGGGAGATTCACAAGCAGCTATCTGTTCCTTTGTGCAAGGAGGCACAGCGGGAgtgaataacacacacacacacggcagtCAACTTCCTACCGCATTAATTATTTGGTGGTGAGTCAGTGACAGTCTGGGGAGGCATAACATTGGAGGGCCGCACAGACTTTGACATCTGAGATAAACGACCTAACTAAAGATATGTACTGGGACAACATCTTCAGACTCATCAGACCCAATTGTGTCAGAACACTATTTGTCCCAGTGGACCACTATGCTGGTCCTGGGCCACGTGGCTGACAACAGTTGAGGAATTCATTGATGCTATTTGAGTCGCCTGCCTGTTGATTTaggtgttgcttttttttcaaaacatctcAAGTAGATTATAGAGAAATAATATCTTGTACTATACCTATATACcaatggtgtcaaactcaaggcccaggggctcttcaaatcattttatgtggcccataaAAGGCAAATGACATGTGTGGCTAAAATACAACAGCTGCAAATTGTCTTTTCACAACACTAAGAAGATGCATGGCTTTACTCAAACGATTAAAgaatacattcatacatacttGAAATAATAAAAGACAAGAAAGCCATGCAAAATGTGGAACGAGCACAGCAGGAGAAGTGGAaaaaatgaggggaaaaaaagaccaaatTCTGTCGAGCAGCAGAATGACTGAGCGATTAGAGCAGCATGTTGACAAGCGCATACCGTTTATTTTGCCAAACTTGATTTGGTAGATGCTTGCCTGCGAGCTTGATTGCACACAGAGGGAGCCGATGCGACACACTCCCGTGCCTGCTTAATCCGATATATGATAAGAGTTGGACCCGGAAGAAAAAGGTGGGGGATGATGAAAGCTGTCAGGTGTATTCACTGTCTTTTCAGTACAATAACAAATGCGTGCACGCTCCTATTGAGCGCTACAGTGGAATGAAAGCACCGAAAGAGGCACTGCGGGGCTGTCATCTTTTTATCCAGGTTACGTTTCAGAGAATGACACATTAATAGTTGTCTGAAGAATCATTCATATTTTAGATTATTTTAATGTAGTCCGTCAGTGAACGGTGCCAAAACACTGAAATTATCTTTAATTTACAGAAATTGCGATTGGTAAACGTCAATTGTGTTTAACTGCTCTaggcaaattattttttttaatgcgagAGATAAAACATGCAAATATTACGCAACATGCAAAATAATAAAGTTGTGTTTTAGCTTGACAATGTCGTGGAACTGgagcaaaataaatgaatacataaataattgCTACTGATggccaaatgaagcttcaagatgcttcatgaagcagttgtatttttttactcctctagatggcactattGTTTTGAAGAAAAGCAGTTAAGAAATGGCAATGTcagagagtgccatctagaggagacaaaaaaatacaacaaagggTTCATGAAGCATCTTAAAGcgtcattttcccatcactacttATTACGACTTAGGAACGAGATTCCACTTTCTTTGGGTTGAAGACTGAGGGAAACATGAATGAAAACATCATTCCAATGATTTGCCACAATTCACAGGTGAGCACTGCAGCTCTGCCAGGCGAGCTGCAGTAAATGGCGCCGTGATACTAATAGGAGGGAAATCCGGACCTAGAATTTAAAGAGGATCACCTCTACCGCTCGTCACGTGGAGTGAAGATAGATGAGTGTCTACTGCACTGAAAGGCAGtgataatgcaaaaaaaaaaaaaaggaaatggcgTGCATGTTTGAAGAAGCTCATGCGATGCTTTACGTCCACGGACTGAAAAGCAGATGCCAAGCAGAGTTACCGAGTGTCTCTTCTTGACTGCTTCCTGGCTCGTCTCTCTGACGACATTCCTGCTGTTGCGCAGTATTAGTCCCGATTCCCGCGCCTTCTTGCTTTTTACTGGTGGGGCTGGAGGAATCATCTTGGGAAGAGGTGTGTTCTTTGACGCAAACGTTTGACTTTCAGAGGAACTTCGACATGGGTGATAATTGTCACCGGGATGCTCTTGTTTGGTGATTTTCTCCAAATTGGCTTCAAAAGCTGGATGGAGGCTGGAAACATCTGTCCAATTGAGATCGGAGGATCCCTCCGGCGAGCCCACCGACCAGCGGTATTCTCTTCTCAGGACACGCGTTTGCTCGTCCTGTTCCGCCCTGTCGTCCTTACACGCGATGCTCTTTGATCGCTCGGGTTTGAGAGGAACGATGCGGGTGATTTCGGATTGATGGCTGCCTGACAATCGGTGCAGTGACGTCCTCTGACGTCTGTCTCCCATGAGACTTTCAATCTCCTCTCCTCCAGAATTGCTTATCTTCCTCTCGTGTGTCCTGACCTGTCGCAATTTGACCTCTGCTAGCTCTTTATTGTCAATAAAGCCCTTTCCTCTTATTTTCATTGGGCACTCTCCTTTTCCACTTGCTAAAGAACTTTCCTGGTCTATCTTTCCGGGTCCATTTATTTCTGACGGTCCATCCTGGTTCGAGCTTCCTTTAACTGGTTCTGCATCTTGTGTGGGAGCGTCTTTGCTTTCTTTCTCCTCTGGTATGACCTCCGGTTCTTCTTTGTCACAATGGCTTCCGTTTTCAgactttttgtcctcatcggtaCCCAAGTCTAAGCCCTCATTTTCAGTTTCAGAAGAATCACTAGCTCCTTCCTCGTGGACGAGCTCTGGAGGCATTGCCAGGTTTAAGCTCTGGGGTCGCTTATTTTTTCTCTGCACGTCTTCCTTGGTCTGACGGACGCCCGGGGCCAAACCGTCCCTTGCGTCAGCGCTTGAGGCATCAGATTGTTTGCTTAGGGATTTGTCTCGACACGGGTCTGCATTTGCCGATAATTGAATGTGAAAACGACCTTTGTTAATGGGTCGCTGCTCAAAGCATCCAGCTGCCTCTCTGGATGATTGCGCTGAAGGAAATTCCTCAATAtggcttttcatttcttttctgtcCGACTCGGTTACGTCGATATGCGTCATCCTGGCAAGGTTTATCTCTTTTTCCTGCTTGCTTGTGTCCCAAAAGGAATCAGATGTGGGAGAGTTGTTAGTTTCTTTGACTTTCCAGTCATGCTCTTGAAGATAACTTTCTTGGTGTTCAATCAATACCCAATCCTCAGAGCCCTACGTTGGTATAGATTAAACAATGTTAGACACGCAAAATAGAACTACAAATACTACAATCTCCATGACGGATGGAAGATGCGGTCAACATGTGGATGTGGGTTGATGAGCTTTCACTCCTATGATGGAGTTGATTTCACAAATGCTATGAAGGGTGTCAGACCATCACAAAGAAAATTTGAGAACCTCAGGTGAAGGGGTGATACTCTTCTGGATGAATCCCTCAACAGATTGGCTGTTAACGGGCTCTTTTCCTGCCACACGGCCCCCCGACTGGCCGGCGAGAGGAAGGTTGAAGGGAAGAAAGAACAGCCATTAGTGCTCGGACTGAGTAAAAAGATGCAGGAGACCTGGCTcgtgaaagaaaaacattagGAGAGCATTGAGTGCTAATTTACAACTTTGATGTGCGACCTTTTCTTTGACATCTTCCAAAACAATTTGCAATGCAAATGGTTAACTACTCGATACAAATACCTCAAACGTGCAAATTCTACTGAACTTGTCTGACTCGGTCAAAAGGGACATTCCTTGACTCTCTAAAGAACAAAATAGATCATATTTTTTTGCTCCAAAATTTTTGGGGGATGTTCCTTTCTTTGTGAGGGAGAGAAAGGTATTGACGAGTACGAGGGCAAAGGAAAATATTATTTGAAGGCATGAAAGTGAAAAAGAACCTAAAGAAAGAAATGTAAGGCTTCATCGATTTGGAAAATATTCGACTGTGACGGACACAACACTGTCCAACTTGGGACTCCGCATCGACATTAATCATTTACCGATGACATCATGAACATTTAGAAGTTCAGTGTCTCGCTCAAGGTCACATACAAGTACTATCAAGATCAACTGAGCTCAGCCCAGATGGAATGTTAAATAAGATCACAAAGGCGCCAATGTTTTGTCTTTTCATTAAAGTCTTATGGACAAAAGAGTTCAACTCTTGATTAATTAACCGGGTTGAAAAAAGCTCAGTGCTTTAAGTCCAGATCCGAGCATATCGTGGCACAGAGGACAAATCGGTGAATACAAGCTTGAATTATTCAAAAGACAATGAGAGAGAAAAAGTTGAAAGATCGTTTCTCATGGAACAAAATAATATAGGCTGTGTGATGGTGACTGGAATATGAATTCACTTTGAAATACAGCAAATTCGACAGAATCTGCCAAGTATAATGACATCATCCACATGATGTTAAAACATCTATTCCAAGGTTTCAACTCACGGCCTTTTTCTCCGGTGTGCCGGgtggcgatgatgatgacgacagaCGCTTCTCACGGCTCATTAGTTTGCTGTTGGGTTCCTTCAGGGCTCGTTTCAGCTCGTTGATGCTGGCCTGGTGCTTCAGCAACACATCGTGCGACTTATCCAGAAACTGGAAGGAGGGCAACGTGTGAAAAGAGAAAGGCAAAAGAAGAAGATGGAAAGAAGTCAATTGATCATCATCGAGAGACTGTTCTTGGGGGAATCATGTACAACGTCAGACAAAATCTAACGTAGATTTGTAAGATTACAGCTTGTATCATACAAAGGCCTTTTGTACAGTGAAGCCTAAATAAATCAGGCTATTGATGCCACCGTGTGCTTTTGGAGCCATATGGAAATCCCACGACGGATcacttaaaatatttatttggttGTGTAATTTCACGCTTGATGGATCGCCAGGCAATCCAAACTTAATGAAGTTGTCCAATCGCCATATGTTAAATTACTTGTGAGATATTTGGAATTACATTTGATGCATTTCATCTGCAACGGGTTTACGTTTTGATAGCGAGCTTCAAAGAAAAAGCAGCCCGCCAATAATATCGAGCACAAACGAGAGAGTCTGCATGTTGCCAAACCCGGAATTCTAAGCTAGTGACAGATCGTGGAGGTGGACGCATGCAAAACCGAACGACACGAGGTTGAAGACGACGCGATGCGGAAGGAGAGCAGCACAAAGACATGGTTtgcaaaacaggcaaacgtggaAGACGTGAACCTGAACATCCTGTTTGTGCTTGGCTGGGTGGCCTCCTGCTCCAACTGACATGGCTGATTTGGGAGGAGGACGGCGTACAAGTAGAATAGTGATAGTGGATAAAAGGCATGAGAGACAGAACAAAAAGCTCCACTTGTCACATGTTTTCAATTACGAAACTGCTCAAATGAGAGTGAATTTAAAACTTGGCCATTCCATAAACATTCATGTTAAATGAATTCAAGACTTCAATTTGACATAAGTGGTTGTTTGTCAACATGtggcctgtgattggctggtgaccagcaacaaccctaatgaggacaagtggtatagaaaatggatgagtgtccataaaaaaaaaagagagattgaGACAGTTGAGGGACAAATAAAGGCCAATTTGTTGCAAAAGGCCTTTGATGGGTTACGAGCAGGCAGAGAGAGATGAAATCAGCGGGTGAAATACCTCCTGTTTACCGTCAACTGCTGAACCAGTCGGCTCCTTTTGGTCAGCAAGTGGGAAACAAGAAAAGTCATTAGAGGAAGAGAAAACTGTAAAGTGGCTTACGAGCTGTGTCGTCATGAAAGAAGCGAAAGGAAAGCGTTCGATCCAGCGAGGCCAATTTTGACCGAACCTCAAGTGGTGCCTGTTAATGTGACAATAAAAGGAACTGCGGCCTACCATAATTTCTTTCTTCTTGCTCGGCGAGACATTTCCATCCTGGTCGTCGTCTCTTTCCGTCTCCTGGCCCTCCTCTTGCTCCAGATCGTCCTCGTCTTGTTCCCAACTGGGCTCCAATTCGGTTTCCTGCTCATCCACGGAGGGACTGCGAAGGTGCCGCTGCTCGCTGACGCTGTGATGGAGGAGGCCATCGTGATTCTCGCACATTGCTGACATGGGACGGGAGAACTCTGCCGGTAACGAGAGTTGGATTAGTTCGACAAACTAACTAACCTGATGGGATGATGCTCTTACCGCCGTCTAAACTTCTGGACAGCAAGTGCCTCTTGCTCGTGGAACGCTCAAAGTGAGGAGCGGGTCGGTCGATGAGCGCGCTGGCCTGTCTGGTCTGAGCTTGCGTCCTTCCGCTGTATCGAAACTTTGAGCCCATCACCAAGAAGCCCTTGGGAGGAGGCTCGGGAGAAACCAACCTATGAAAGCCGAAATTTTgatcagatattttttttagcGCATGCACTTTCAAACAGCTTGACAAAGGCAGCACCGGAGCTGGGAAGTGTTTTTTCCAGAGAGGCATTCAAACGGCATTTGAATATTattattgaatattattttaatGTCCTCTGTGGTTCCGAGCAGTCGTTGAGCAGCAAGTAAAAGATTTTTAATATAACACCTTTTAATCTGCCTGCTTGGCTTTGATTTCCCTCATCATTCTGTACTAATGAAATGATTTGTTTGCCTGGCTGGTTGGTTTAAACCAAAAGCAAATTGTTTCTTACCGGAAGAAGGTGTGATGCTCAATGCAGACTTTCCACAGCCGTTTGGCAGCTCTGTGGTTTGGTAGCTTGAAACCAATCGTGCTTTCAAACTGCTCATACTGGaagaaggaacaaaaaaaattgtacacgGTGGGGGAGTGGCACTTGAATACTTGAGgttcttatttatttcatttttatttgaagaCATTTTGCTCGATTTGACTGATTTTCACTGTTATGGTTGCTTCGAGGTTCAACGAACCACTGACACGACTTTTAATTGGTTACAGGTTACCtcgcaaaaataaaatgtatgaatAGCATTGGAATCGTGAGGGAGGTTTTCACGGCTGCAGCTGCAGCAACTGGCTTGAAGGGACTCTTTATTTGGCCCAATCACAGGCTCACTGTGTGGCTGTCACTTGACCGAGTGAGCCTGCTGCACAGGATGGAAGATAAGCTGTGGCGCTTTCTTACATACTGGGAAGGTCAGCATGTAAACCGGGCAAAGGAACAAATTCAATATTACAGTATTTGAAACGAATTAATGATTTTGCTCCATTGACTGTGAGCTTTTGATGATTCTCTCTTTCCAAATGAAAGCAAGCGATTACTTATATGGGATTTAAAATCGCATCATCATGATCTGCATACCGTCCACTATTTTCTATGATTTTTCTATTTTCTTACGACGCATACCTCTCCAGGTCTTATCTTGATATAAAAGTTGCTCCTCTTATAGGAGATCTTAAGGATCTTTGGCCAAGCAAAGCGGTTGATCCTCAGCCTGTCCCGGTACACCAGCAGGCCGTTGGCGCAGACACCCAACATGATGTCGATCCCTTCGGAATCCTTCAGGGAAAATGAGTCAGCAACTAAACCGAAATTTGCGTTGAAATGCTTTGCCTTCAACGATTCACGCAGCCAACCTTAGCATGGTGCAGATCCACGCCATACATGGACAATTTCTTAGCATTCTCCAAAAAGTTAATTTCAGCCTCCGCTGGAGTCATACCCCTGTGGGTAGAAAAGTCTGTAACCAACATCAAGAAGCATGTTCACAGTCTTCATTCATAGAGCTTGCACATTGAGAGCAAAGCTACTTGGTTATTTAATATTCACGCCAAAATCTTTGCCAATGTGTTTGCATTGGAAGATGCGAGCAAACAATGAGGTGAGGCTTGGTTCATTCAGAAAATTCAATGATAAAGATGGCAAAATCATTTGATGGGAGTGTTAGGCCTAacccagaaagaaaaaaaaaataatcagtgaAATTGATTACAGTTAGATAGACTGAAGTGAGATTTACGCAAGAGTGTGTGGAGTTGTACTTGTAGTTTCGATGGAGCTCCATCACTCTTTCTTCCAGCTCACGAGTCTGATTGGGAGCGAAACGGAACTCGCCGACATAGTCCAAGGCGTGCTCGTCATGATCGTAGTCGCCCAGCTCAGCTTGGACCATATAGGAACCCAGGAGGGCGTGGGTGACAAACGAGCAAGGCAGCCGACCCGACAGCATGTCATCCCTCAGCTGCAGACACAGGTAGTATCTGTCAGATGAGAAAAAAGGGGCGGAGAGAAAGGCTTTGGCAGTCAAACAAGGCAGAGCAAAGGCAAGCGCCAACGCGTATTCGCTGCAGTCTTAGTAACATTCCGGTTCTAATCTGTCAAAAGGAATGAGGGATTTGCTTCGCTTTGATGTGTGAGGAAATGTAGCATGGAAATTGTTATAGTCCACATTTAGGACACATTAGAAATGGCTTAACACACTACCTGGTAATATCCTCAGTGAGTTGGGAGGGGTCTGGAGGGTAGAACTTGACAGCAAAGGCAAAGTGCCACGGACTGTCTGCAGAGAGAACATGAGCTGAAAAATTGGAAAAAGAAATTCTGAATCATTTACAACTGAGTTTTTTATTTAGCtcttgaattaccgtttttttccgtgtatagtgcgcccccatgtatagtacgcacccctaacaatggcatgctgatgctggaaaaaagcttgtacccatgtataatacgcacccaatttttatgaatttttttaaattttttttttttttaagtcccaaagatcgtcacacacgcagggaggcaatgggtcccatttttaaagtctttggtatggtcttaactaggctggatgtcattttttttgttggcgttgatttctccgactgcccctaaacgcaccaccgcgctccgtgcgcacacggcggctctgtatgggagagacgttgaagaggaataaaaccacccttggaaaccaaaacttgcccctcgtcgtgactcggagccgcaacaaatgtttcggatttgtgtagggtacattgtgacagacggcaaactagcaggtgatcgagcgagcgtctgatacaagagcattgcggtcgtatggagcgtgtttgaaatgaacagcagagacgaaaggaacaaggcaaagtgttgtgaaataaaatattacctgtaatacgcattttgttatttgctgattgaaactgctaattaaactgtgaattgaaactaataggtggagaactgaactctcgctctttatatagctgacgtgtcttgcgcaaccgttctgcgcatctgtaatggcggcctccgtatgacgtccggtccgcgatggagattaaaaaacaaacaatatttgacaataacacaccatcgaggattgcaccatcgcatcaaacgatgtgtcgtcaattatgaattttactaagtgtgttgggcaggatggctgaatgcgatgcgcgattgacaacaaacaagaagaaaggtgagttttatttcgggggagatttgtcatgtctcgtccccagttttgctatgtgtctaggttgccatagtttctgttcgtgtcaccccgctcttcctgtgtcacctcaatcgatgtaacgtgttttgtatttaagtcctgtctgcccctcgctcaccgttggatcattgcatgtgttactgtcattctgttcctgtctttggtaatgtcaccctgtctttttgttccacgactttgtcggtcagtcctgttgttggttttgttgtaccatgactttatttaaaaaaaaaaaaaaaaattaaaaaaaaaaaaaactttttttttttctttgtacccatgtataatacgcaccccagattttaggacaataaattagtaaaatattgcgcactatacacggaaaaaaacggtagatgttGATTCAAGGATACAAATACAGAATCTATTGCGACTGGTGAGTGTAAACTAGGACAGATGAGATAATGATGTTTAATTTTGCATCCATTTGTTCATAAAATTAGGAAATATGTCTCATCCTGACTTGCTGGATCAGATACTCACTGCGCATCTGTTTCTTGATCTCCTTCGAGGGGTCCAACCAGTTCTGGAAGACAGGAGGTGGGATTCATGCAGGGTGGACAGGAGATATGGTAATTGCAAACACTGGTGACATTTTTCACTTTAATTGCTACTGGGTATCCCCAAGGAAAGCCTCCCCATATGTTTAATTCAAGTCCTCCACAGCCGATTTGTTAAATGTGCAAAGATGATTTCATGAAAGCATCTGTTTCTTCATCGTGTTGCAAAATGAGCCATTTTTTACCCTGCTGCTCTTATCATGCTTGATAATGTAGCGATCTAAATTGTCAGCAGTGGCGCGATTTATGATGTGGTCGCTAGAAGAGCTCATCGAGGCCTATTGACCAAAAGTAACCCCACCGTACACTCATGCAGCTAATGGAAAATGAGCGGAGGGTATTCTCGATGAAATACAAGACATCCGTCAAAAGTTCAATTTGATGTTTTTCCTCttcttgtatatatatatatatatatatatatatatatatatatatatatatatatatatatatatatatatatatatatatatatatatatatatatatatatatatatatatatatatatataattatattatatatgatattattttaattgaaaaaaaaaaagctgattcaGTATGTATCAAGTGAGATGTCAAGATGTCTTTGTGTGGTGATGATAGTGAGGTATTAAGTATTCCACATCGAAGCAGGACTCTGTCTTGCCGTCTTTTCCGCTATCAAAAGGAAGACTCATCCTCTGCGGCCTGTTGCGCAATCACATACCTGCCTTTGAAGAGACCAATGTCTGTCAAAGGAACTAAGCCACGGATGAGTCAACGTGAACAGACTCCCCTTAGCACATTTCAGTGACAATTATGTAATTACATGACAAGAAGACAGCACTGTGCATCGCTATATTGAAATCAAAATCAACCACAGAGCTGTGTTTGAAATGCCAAGATTTGGGGGGAGTAGAAATAATAAAGACTCGGTGAACAACTGTTTCATCAGTCTACCTTCACCCGACAGAAACAGATTCGGACTACTTTGCTTCCAGTGAATATTTGAAGAGCAAAATTAGAATATATGCTAATATTTGGTGAAGCATTTTTGTCTCGACACCAGCTGCACACACTTTCTGAAATCGCTCAGATTGCGACGATGCATTTACATTCATCTCTAAGTGATGGCCAGTGCACACTGGCGAGAGTTAACTCCACCAACAAGTGAGAGGAATATTGATTGCCTTGTTGATTATGCATTCAAATCACCCACAATGATATTTTGGCAAGTAATGCTCTGACCTTTTGGGTGTCTGTGTCTGCAAAGGTTAGGCCAAAATAGTCCTTCTCCAGCAAGTTGAGGTGCTCACACATCATGTCTACCAGCGCCTGTCCTTTCGAGTGTTTCTGCAATGACAAATGCACAGGGAGGTTTCAAATGTCAGCACAAACGGAACAGATCTCCTCCAATATGTTAGCGTGGCCGCCACCTCGTCCAGTGAGCATATTTGTCTGAATGGCTAATATGACACAATAAAAGAAAGCTCCACCATCTGCTTTTGTGTCTCAGTGAGTGAATTTGGGCTTTGGGCtagaccggttgccagccaatcatcGGCGTAGACGCATCTCATACTTCCATCTATACCTAAGGACAAATTAGTATTttaaaccaagaaaaaaaatgttacattttttgCCACATCTGATGAACCCCCGAAATCGCGCTCATGTGCCACAGCACAGTGGTTGCCAAGGAAACAGATGTCATGTAAATGTGAGGTAGTCATTCTTAACATTTCTCTGCGAGCACTTGGAATAGTGACCCATCAATCAAACATGAAAGGTTAAAGGATGCAAAGCAAATTCTGTTCTTTTTATGTACGTGCTAGTTcatgtagagcaggggtgtcaaactcgtttctttcgcgggccgcattatagtcatagcttctttcggagggccattatgactgtcaatccaaataaatgtatgagcaccacataatatatacagtaaaagctacaaaaccaactgacaaataactcgttttcaaatcagacaagtaaaaactggtcaaatattttttaaaaaagatattaaaagtgaagacaatttgataTTCTCGTAATGAGGCCGGGCCCGTCTATCCTAAATGTTTTTGatggggttgaggtcagggaTGTGAGCAGGGCACTCATGTTCTTCTCCTCCAACCTCATCGAGATGGCATTGTCGGTTTAAATAAAAGGCTTTAAAAAAATGCCAAGTCAATATGCTTCAATCCCAATATTGAACACAGAGtgccaagaagaaaaaaaacacacaactgattcatgaagcaaatttaaaGCTTCATCTTCCCATCACTACATAAGAGTAGTTAATGTATGCAAAGACCAACCCTCTGCATCGTAACTCCTCTCACGTTACACAACTCAGCCaagcaaattgtattttgtattCTGTTTTTGTATTCTTAGCAGCTTGGTGGGTGGAGGTCGTGGGGGAGTGCGAGGCATATAGGGCCTGAATTACATTAAGACGTGTACTAAGCCGACTACTTCCTAGTAAATAGATGGCTCTAAATTGCAAGTGCACACACTCTAACAGATCTAAATCTCCTTCATGCGTCTTTGTGAGGACTGGAAAATATTAAGAGCACTCAAGACCTGAATGCATCCGTAAGGCAAACCATTGTTGCTGTGCTGACAACACCCAAAGGTATTTCTGAGTCTTTTCACTGCATTGGAGAAAAACATGATGAATG
This genomic interval from Syngnathus typhle isolate RoL2023-S1 ecotype Sweden linkage group LG11, RoL_Styp_1.0, whole genome shotgun sequence contains the following:
- the LOC133161772 gene encoding uncharacterized protein LOC133161772; amino-acid sequence: MTHIDVTESDRKEMKSHIEEFPSAQSSREAAGCFEQRPINKGRFHIQLSANADPCRDKSLSKQSDASSADARDGLAPGVRQTKEDVQRKNKRPQSLNLAMPPELVHEEGASDSSETENEGLDLGTDEDKKSENGSHCDKEEPEVIPEEKESKDAPTQDAEPVKGSSNQDGPSEINGPGKIDQESSLASGKGECPMKIRGKGFIDNKELAEVKLRQVRTHERKISNSGGEEIESLMGDRRQRTSLHRLSGSHQSEITRIVPLKPERSKSIACKDDRAEQDEQTRVLRREYRWSVGSPEGSSDLNWTDVSSLHPAFEANLEKITKQEHPGDNYHPCRSSSESQTFASKNTPLPKMIPPAPPVKSKKARESGLILRNSRNVVRETSQEAVKKRHSEPVSAPFVYDDPFIDAKVIHLDSNSFACLLISTSPLCMIFK